The Bifidobacterium eulemuris genome includes a window with the following:
- a CDS encoding nitronate monooxygenase family protein, which yields MFSPSEGVAMERHTTLPSVTRTVAGNATVEGRLTSPVARVPESTARCGGITVKGHTLKTFAYTTDAAVIRNTNASAILAVYPFTGEPIITQALLTVAQQPLFVGVGGGTTTGNRVIELAMVAEMQGAAGVVINAPAPAATVEAAMSAIDIPVIATVTTDDEVTEEKILAGAAIINVAAGHNTAAVVASIRAHHPETPILASGGASDESIIATIEAGADAVTWTPPSAQQLQSQMMARYRGES from the coding sequence ATGTTCTCCCCCAGCGAGGGCGTCGCCATGGAGCGGCACACAACCCTGCCGTCCGTCACACGCACGGTGGCAGGCAACGCCACCGTGGAGGGGCGGCTCACCTCGCCCGTGGCCCGCGTGCCCGAATCCACCGCGCGCTGCGGCGGCATCACCGTCAAAGGCCACACGCTCAAAACCTTCGCCTACACCACCGACGCGGCGGTGATCCGCAATACGAACGCCAGCGCGATCCTCGCCGTCTACCCGTTCACCGGCGAGCCCATCATCACGCAGGCCCTGCTCACCGTGGCCCAGCAGCCGCTGTTCGTGGGCGTCGGAGGCGGCACGACCACCGGCAACCGCGTGATCGAACTCGCCATGGTGGCCGAAATGCAAGGCGCGGCCGGCGTGGTGATCAACGCGCCCGCGCCGGCCGCCACCGTGGAGGCCGCGATGAGCGCCATCGACATCCCCGTCATCGCCACGGTCACCACGGACGACGAGGTCACGGAAGAGAAGATCCTCGCCGGAGCGGCCATCATCAACGTGGCCGCCGGGCACAACACGGCGGCCGTCGTGGCGAGCATCCGCGCGCACCATCCGGAGACGCCGATCCTCGCCTCGGGCGGGGCGAGCGACGAGAGCATCATCGCCACCATCGAGGCCGGCGCGGATGCGGTCACTTGGACGCCGCCCAGCGCCCAGCAGCTGCAATCCCAGATGATGGCGCGCTACCGCGGGGAGAGCTGA
- a CDS encoding DMT family transporter, whose amino-acid sequence MGRRVTFEHAPRDLAVGAALTLAGGTLWGVNATVSKILMDHYQADPLWIACMRELFTGALFLACAGVTTPRLLTGALRDRKSYPRFVGTAIVCVLLSQIAYLNSIDWTNAGTATVLQTLNLLFVLAWVCLRGRRLPGRRESVGVALAFVGTVLIATGGDLTTLTLPPMGLAWGLANALATASLSILPASLIARWGNFTVNGIMFLISGILLCPIVRPWATAPAGLDALGVGLMVFTVVGGTFGAYWLFLTGVMRIGSMRATMLGTVEPVTATLSAVLLTGAVFTPTDLAGFAMIIAMVFLVR is encoded by the coding sequence GTGGGCAGGCGCGTGACCTTCGAGCACGCGCCGCGCGATCTGGCGGTCGGGGCCGCGCTGACGTTGGCCGGCGGCACGTTGTGGGGCGTCAACGCCACCGTCTCCAAAATCCTCATGGACCACTATCAGGCCGACCCGTTGTGGATCGCCTGCATGCGCGAGCTCTTTACAGGCGCGCTGTTCCTCGCCTGCGCCGGCGTCACGACGCCGCGGCTGCTTACCGGTGCCCTGCGTGACCGCAAATCGTATCCAAGATTCGTGGGCACGGCCATCGTCTGCGTGCTGCTCTCCCAAATCGCCTATCTCAACTCGATCGATTGGACCAACGCCGGCACCGCCACCGTGCTGCAGACCCTGAACCTGCTGTTCGTGCTGGCGTGGGTGTGCCTGCGCGGCCGCAGACTGCCGGGGCGGCGCGAAAGCGTCGGCGTGGCGCTCGCCTTCGTCGGCACGGTGCTGATCGCCACGGGCGGCGATCTGACCACGCTGACCCTGCCGCCGATGGGGCTGGCTTGGGGCCTTGCGAACGCGCTCGCGACGGCGTCGCTGTCGATTCTGCCCGCCTCGCTGATCGCCCGATGGGGCAATTTCACGGTCAACGGCATCATGTTTTTGATCTCCGGCATACTGCTATGCCCGATCGTGCGCCCGTGGGCCACCGCCCCGGCTGGGCTGGACGCGCTGGGTGTGGGGCTGATGGTGTTCACCGTGGTGGGCGGCACGTTCGGCGCGTACTGGCTGTTCCTGACCGGTGTGATGCGCATCGGTTCGATGCGCGCCACCATGCTCGGCACCGTGGAGCCGGTGACCGCGACGCTTTCCGCCGTGCTGCTCACCGGCGCCGTGTTCACGCCGACCGACCTCGCCGGCTTCGCGATGATCATCGCCATGGTGTTTCTGGTGCGCTGA
- a CDS encoding alpha/beta fold hydrolase, which translates to MQFALIDESRYAEEMSQTVMPALAACCDEGWFDPSDAEREAGLTPLAPGADPFASSADGSAAHDGKLHYLCYDVTKFANLREPGATAAFRGAVVLSHGFTEFAEKYSEMIWYFLLNGYSVCALDHRGHGKSARDMDNPSLVWIDDWRRYVADLAGFAQTLGRSYADGQPLHLYCHSMGGGIGAAVLERYPDLFDKAVLSCPMIAPATGMPNWLARTLSETMCALGMGRSRVFGQTDFDGTLDLGSHPYSSHARERWYHQMRCAHAEYQTYSAAFEWVRQSLRLSRAVLDRESCAAIETPLTLFQAGHDVWVLNEPQNRFVERVQAGGGSARLVRIDDSEHEIFSMPNAVLGPYLDQILEFFAEPISESV; encoded by the coding sequence ATGCAGTTCGCCCTGATTGATGAAAGCCGCTATGCGGAGGAAATGTCTCAGACGGTGATGCCAGCGCTCGCCGCCTGCTGCGACGAGGGATGGTTCGACCCCTCGGACGCCGAGCGCGAAGCCGGCTTGACGCCGCTGGCTCCGGGCGCGGATCCCTTCGCCTCATCGGCAGATGGATCCGCGGCCCACGACGGCAAGTTGCATTATCTGTGCTATGACGTGACCAAGTTCGCGAACCTGCGCGAGCCCGGCGCCACCGCCGCTTTCCGCGGGGCCGTCGTGCTCAGCCACGGGTTCACGGAGTTCGCGGAGAAATACAGCGAGATGATCTGGTATTTCCTGCTGAACGGATATTCGGTGTGCGCGCTGGACCATCGCGGCCACGGCAAATCGGCGCGCGACATGGACAATCCGAGTCTGGTGTGGATCGACGACTGGCGACGCTACGTCGCCGATCTGGCCGGTTTCGCCCAGACGCTCGGTCGCTCGTACGCCGACGGCCAGCCGTTGCATCTGTACTGCCATTCGATGGGCGGCGGCATCGGCGCGGCCGTGTTGGAACGCTACCCCGATCTGTTCGACAAGGCGGTGCTGTCGTGTCCGATGATCGCGCCCGCCACCGGCATGCCGAACTGGTTGGCCCGCACGCTATCCGAAACGATGTGCGCGCTCGGCATGGGACGCAGCCGCGTATTCGGCCAGACGGATTTCGACGGCACGCTCGACTTGGGGTCGCATCCGTACTCCAGCCATGCGCGCGAACGTTGGTATCACCAGATGCGCTGCGCCCACGCGGAATACCAGACCTACAGCGCCGCGTTCGAATGGGTGCGCCAGTCGTTGCGGCTGAGCCGGGCCGTGCTGGATCGCGAATCCTGCGCCGCCATCGAAACGCCGTTGACGTTGTTCCAGGCGGGGCATGACGTGTGGGTGCTGAACGAGCCCCAGAACCGCTTCGTCGAGCGGGTGCAGGCAGGCGGCGGATCGGCGCGGCTGGTGCGCATCGACGATTCCGAGCATGAGATCTTCTCGATGCCGAACGCGGTGCTGGGCCCGTATCTCGACCAGATACTGGAGTTCTTCGCGGAGCCGATTTCCGAGTCGGTCTAG
- a CDS encoding FhaA domain-containing protein, with protein sequence MSVLDRFEKSVEGAVNGVFAKFGSKDLQPVDLSSALEREIDAEAMPVGRDRTVAPNEYRFKLSTPDFDRIESWGSETLANELADNLTEYAKSQHYAFVGPVVVIFEEDLDLAKGNFNLSSESVQGNAVPVTTDSQSEDNPVLEVNGNQYLITKEQTVIGRGSGCDIVIDDPGISRRHLEIDVTENGVIARDLGSTNGTYVEGHQVPAATLLDGNTITIGRTRILYWASAQEQA encoded by the coding sequence ATGAGCGTTCTCGACCGTTTTGAGAAAAGCGTGGAAGGTGCGGTCAACGGAGTATTCGCCAAATTCGGCTCCAAGGACCTGCAGCCCGTCGACCTCTCCAGCGCGCTGGAGCGCGAAATCGACGCCGAAGCCATGCCGGTGGGCCGCGACCGCACGGTGGCCCCGAACGAATACCGCTTCAAGCTGAGCACTCCGGATTTCGACCGCATCGAATCGTGGGGCAGCGAGACCCTCGCCAACGAGCTGGCGGACAACCTCACCGAATACGCCAAAAGCCAGCACTACGCCTTCGTGGGCCCGGTGGTGGTGATCTTCGAAGAGGATCTCGACCTGGCCAAGGGCAACTTCAATCTTTCCTCCGAGTCCGTGCAGGGCAACGCCGTGCCGGTGACCACCGACAGCCAGAGCGAGGACAATCCCGTGCTCGAGGTGAACGGCAACCAGTACCTCATCACCAAGGAGCAGACGGTGATCGGCCGCGGCTCCGGCTGCGACATCGTGATCGACGACCCGGGCATCTCCCGCCGCCATCTCGAGATCGACGTGACCGAGAACGGCGTGATCGCACGCGACCTGGGTTCCACCAACGGCACGTATGTGGAGGGCCATCAGGTGCCCGCCGCCACGCTGCTCGACGGCAACACCATCACCATCGGCCGCACCCGCATCCTGTATTGGGCTTCCGCGCAGGAGCAGGCGTAG
- a CDS encoding FHA domain-containing protein FhaB/FipA produces MTELTFALLKYGFLILLWVFLWLAVRSLHKDIESFSPRPSRARRRRERRARKAVTETPPAPRVTMPPTHDMPSTNAEPTLLVVIDGPLAGTSVPLTGEVITLGRSATNTVVLDDEFVSSHHARVYVDPTSGQWAIEDLQSTNGTVVNQQRLTTPTILPARVPVRIGATTFELR; encoded by the coding sequence ATGACCGAACTGACTTTCGCTTTACTGAAATACGGGTTTCTGATCCTGCTATGGGTTTTCCTGTGGCTGGCTGTGCGCTCGTTGCACAAGGACATCGAGTCCTTCAGCCCGCGCCCGTCGCGTGCCCGCCGTCGCCGTGAGCGTCGCGCGCGCAAGGCCGTCACGGAAACGCCGCCCGCGCCCCGGGTGACCATGCCGCCCACGCACGATATGCCCTCCACCAACGCCGAGCCGACCCTGCTCGTCGTGATCGACGGACCGCTGGCGGGCACATCCGTGCCGCTGACCGGCGAGGTGATCACGCTGGGCCGTTCCGCCACCAACACCGTGGTGTTGGACGATGAGTTCGTCTCCTCGCATCACGCGCGCGTGTACGTGGATCCCACCTCCGGCCAGTGGGCCATCGAGGATCTGCAGTCCACCAATGGCACGGTCGTCAACCAGCAGCGTCTGACCACGCCGACGATTCTGCCCGCGCGCGTTCCGGTGCGCATCGGCGCCACCACCTTTGAACTGAGGTAG
- a CDS encoding BofC C-terminal domain-containing protein: MPTSAASQPLFLYSTTVSDVGTVRSNNQDSSFAGEHLIAVCDGMGGHAGGDTASTIAIRSLAHIEQDDTGGDVETVTRMVEASVLAAHDAIVGKAKRERKLAGMGTTVTAVALVAGYWVVAHIGDSRAYLLRDGRLQRLTCDHSYVQHLIDTGRITPGEAKNHPQRNVVMRVLGDFDIDPRPDIAIRKAHPADRWLLCSDGLCGVLEDSTIEEAMATITDQGECAQRLVSMALKAGSTDNVTAVIADATLALDADAFDLPHQTPLVGGAASRSLEPIADIVNEPVASAPALRDGNSPAQRAAALMQTRSGEDEAAAATTRVVQPSTVREESGERDNPDTGEIPVVQTPDGRITADPNDPEVAKAIRHEQSLQKQASHTKRVRRRLIAAGIALLTVIALAAAGGLAYWWSQTRYYVGNADGKVAIYQGVPTDVFGFELSHEVERTSIDTEDLPQTWISQLEQGIVVGSLTEAENHVEIIRDEMTKLQQENDDAAATGEMGAAPDATAKQDDGSDSGSNDSDSSSNAGSNSSDSGTSSQGDDA, encoded by the coding sequence ATGCCCACTTCCGCAGCCTCCCAACCATTGTTCCTGTATTCCACCACGGTGTCCGACGTGGGCACGGTGCGTTCGAACAACCAGGATTCGTCGTTCGCGGGCGAGCATCTCATCGCCGTATGCGACGGCATGGGCGGCCACGCGGGCGGCGACACCGCTTCGACGATCGCGATCCGCTCGCTCGCCCATATCGAACAGGACGACACCGGCGGCGACGTCGAAACCGTCACCCGCATGGTGGAGGCGTCCGTTCTGGCCGCGCATGACGCCATCGTCGGCAAGGCGAAGCGCGAGCGCAAGCTCGCCGGCATGGGCACCACGGTCACCGCCGTGGCTTTGGTCGCGGGCTATTGGGTGGTCGCCCATATCGGCGATTCGCGCGCCTACCTGCTGCGTGACGGCAGGCTGCAGCGCCTGACCTGCGACCACAGCTACGTGCAGCATCTCATCGACACGGGCCGCATCACGCCCGGCGAGGCGAAGAACCATCCGCAGCGCAATGTGGTGATGCGTGTGCTGGGTGATTTCGACATCGATCCGCGCCCCGACATCGCCATCCGCAAAGCGCATCCGGCCGATCGCTGGCTGCTGTGCTCCGACGGCCTGTGCGGCGTGCTGGAGGATTCCACCATCGAAGAGGCGATGGCGACGATCACCGACCAAGGCGAGTGCGCGCAGCGGCTGGTGTCCATGGCGCTGAAGGCCGGCAGCACCGACAATGTGACCGCGGTGATCGCGGACGCGACGCTGGCGTTGGACGCCGACGCCTTCGATCTGCCGCATCAGACGCCGCTGGTCGGCGGCGCGGCCAGCCGCAGTTTGGAGCCCATCGCCGACATCGTCAACGAGCCTGTCGCCTCGGCGCCCGCGCTGCGTGACGGCAATTCCCCCGCGCAGCGCGCCGCCGCGCTGATGCAAACCCGCTCCGGCGAGGACGAGGCCGCCGCGGCGACGACCCGCGTGGTCCAGCCGTCCACCGTGCGCGAGGAGAGCGGCGAGCGCGACAATCCCGACACCGGCGAGATTCCCGTGGTGCAGACGCCTGACGGGCGCATCACGGCCGATCCCAACGATCCCGAGGTGGCCAAGGCCATCCGCCATGAGCAGAGTCTGCAGAAGCAGGCCTCGCATACGAAAAGGGTCCGACGCCGTCTGATTGCGGCCGGTATCGCCCTGCTGACGGTGATCGCGTTGGCCGCGGCCGGCGGGCTCGCCTATTGGTGGAGCCAGACGCGCTATTACGTCGGCAATGCGGACGGCAAGGTCGCGATCTACCAGGGCGTGCCCACGGATGTGTTCGGCTTCGAGCTCTCGCATGAGGTGGAGCGCACCTCCATCGACACTGAGGATCTGCCGCAGACGTGGATCAGCCAGCTTGAGCAGGGCATTGTGGTGGGCAGTCTGACCGAGGCGGAGAACCATGTGGAGATCATCCGCGACGAGATGACCAAACTGCAGCAGGAGAACGACGACGCGGCCGCGACCGGCGAGATGGGTGCCGCGCCCGACGCCACCGCCAAGCAGGACGACGGTTCCGACAGCGGCTCAAACGATTCCGACTCGTCCTCCAACGCCGGCTCGAACAGTTCGGACTCCGGCACTTCCTCGCAGGGGGATGATGCCTGA
- a CDS encoding FtsW/RodA/SpoVE family cell cycle protein: MIALRLRQFSLLLFAMLISVLAFFQMFQRTTGGFPSRYVAMLTLVGVLYLLVWGLCIRFQPYASQSILPCVLVLTAIGTVMIARIDQQNGTDVAFRQLIWLCLALVLMALIIVFLQDYRVLRRFSYVSMVVGLVLLLSPMLPVIGVETNGARIWLNVFGLGTVQPGEFAKLFLAFFFAAYLFDHRDQLAVGGKKVMGLQLPRIKDMGPIIVVWIASMGVLVLQHDLGTSLMFFAMFVSMLYVATGRKSWIVIGFIAFAAGAVLAASIFSHVGSRVDAWLHPFSNEQYNKAYGGSYQIVTGIFGLASGGMLGTGLGQGHPSLTPFANSDYIYASVGEELGLTGLMAVLMLYLLIIASGLITAMKIKDGFGKLLASGLVFTMAFQVFTVVGGITLVIPLTGMTLPYMAAGGSSLVANSILAALLLVISNQANKPEPELNSDTFQYEALAALRERELKERTRATEAIPMPRTVTGGAQ, from the coding sequence ATGATCGCCCTACGTTTGCGCCAGTTCTCCCTGCTGCTGTTCGCCATGCTGATCAGCGTGCTCGCGTTTTTCCAGATGTTCCAGCGCACCACCGGCGGGTTCCCCTCCAGGTACGTCGCGATGCTGACGCTGGTCGGCGTGCTGTATCTGCTGGTGTGGGGACTGTGCATCCGCTTCCAGCCGTATGCCAGCCAGTCGATTCTGCCGTGCGTGCTGGTGCTGACGGCCATCGGCACGGTGATGATCGCGCGCATCGACCAGCAGAACGGCACCGACGTGGCCTTCCGCCAGCTGATCTGGCTGTGTCTGGCGCTGGTCCTGATGGCGCTGATCATCGTGTTCCTCCAGGATTACCGCGTGCTGCGCCGATTCTCCTACGTGAGCATGGTGGTGGGCCTGGTGCTGCTGCTCTCCCCGATGCTGCCGGTGATTGGTGTGGAGACGAACGGCGCGCGCATCTGGCTGAACGTGTTCGGCCTGGGCACCGTGCAGCCGGGCGAATTCGCCAAGCTCTTCCTCGCGTTCTTCTTCGCCGCGTACCTGTTCGACCACCGCGACCAGCTGGCCGTCGGCGGCAAAAAGGTGATGGGCCTGCAATTGCCGCGCATCAAGGACATGGGCCCGATCATCGTGGTGTGGATCGCCTCGATGGGCGTGCTGGTGCTGCAGCATGATCTCGGCACCTCGCTGATGTTCTTCGCCATGTTCGTTTCGATGCTGTATGTGGCCACCGGCCGCAAAAGCTGGATCGTCATCGGCTTCATCGCCTTCGCCGCGGGCGCGGTGCTCGCCGCGAGCATTTTCAGCCATGTGGGATCGCGCGTCGACGCCTGGCTGCATCCGTTCAGCAACGAGCAGTACAACAAGGCGTACGGCGGCTCCTACCAGATCGTCACCGGCATTTTCGGCCTGGCTTCCGGCGGCATGCTCGGCACCGGCCTCGGCCAGGGGCATCCCTCGCTCACCCCGTTCGCCAACTCCGACTACATCTACGCCTCCGTGGGCGAGGAGCTGGGTCTGACCGGCCTGATGGCCGTGCTGATGCTGTATCTGCTCATCATCGCCTCGGGCCTGATCACCGCCATGAAGATCAAGGACGGCTTCGGCAAGCTGCTCGCCTCCGGTCTGGTGTTCACCATGGCCTTCCAGGTGTTCACCGTGGTCGGCGGCATCACGCTGGTCATCCCGCTCACCGGCATGACCCTGCCGTATATGGCGGCCGGCGGTTCCAGCCTGGTGGCGAATTCCATCCTCGCGGCTCTGCTGCTGGTGATCTCGAACCAGGCCAACAAACCCGAACCGGAGCTGAACAGCGACACCTTCCAATACGAGGCGCTGGCCGCCCTGCGCGAACGCGAGCTCAAGGAGCGCACGCGAGCCACCGAGGCGATCCCCATGCCCCGCACGGTGACGGGAGGCGCGCAATGA
- a CDS encoding peptidoglycan D,D-transpeptidase FtsI family protein, producing MNKYLRQLFTAVVALFVVLGLSTTVIMAIRANELNADPRNSRNLYHEFGVSRGAILASDGTVIASSEAVNDAFKYQRTYSNGDVYAPVTGYFSISQGADRGIEASRGQLLNGESDSLFWQRLKAALTGSENQGASIETSIDPTLQQLAYDQLGSNDGAVVAIEPKTGRILAMVSTPSYDPNTLASHDTTAADSAYQELINSESNPMLNRAISELYPPGSTFKTIVAAAALETGDYQADTQIPAGATYTLPGTSTELPNSSTAGAGTNGTISLEDALAYSSNTAFAQLGVALGADTVNEMAEKLGFNSSIVVDGTDSTGSPMTATASQFPQNLTDDRLALASIGQGDTTATPLQMAMVASAIANDGTLMRPTLVDRVRSSDLTVLSETSAQVMSEAFSASTADTLTQMMESVVTKANQNLSIDGVAVAAKTGTAQTGEGNDSIDGWVIGFAPADDPQIAIAVVVHNVDVTGSLAAGPIMRALMQEALQQ from the coding sequence ATGAACAAGTACCTGCGCCAACTGTTCACCGCGGTGGTGGCGCTGTTCGTCGTCCTGGGACTGTCGACCACCGTCATCATGGCGATACGCGCCAACGAGCTGAACGCGGATCCGCGCAACAGCCGCAACCTCTACCATGAGTTCGGTGTCTCGCGCGGCGCGATCCTCGCTTCGGACGGCACGGTGATCGCCTCGTCCGAGGCGGTGAACGACGCGTTCAAATACCAGCGCACCTACAGCAACGGCGACGTGTACGCGCCGGTGACCGGCTACTTCTCCATCAGCCAGGGCGCGGACCGCGGCATCGAGGCCTCGCGCGGCCAGCTGCTCAACGGCGAATCCGACAGCCTGTTCTGGCAGCGGCTGAAGGCCGCGCTGACCGGCAGCGAGAACCAGGGCGCCTCCATCGAAACCTCCATCGACCCGACGCTGCAGCAGCTCGCCTACGACCAGCTCGGCTCCAACGACGGCGCCGTGGTGGCCATCGAGCCGAAAACCGGACGCATCCTCGCCATGGTGAGCACGCCCAGCTACGATCCGAACACGCTGGCGAGCCATGACACAACGGCCGCCGACAGCGCCTATCAGGAATTGATCAATTCCGAAAGCAACCCCATGCTCAACCGCGCCATCTCCGAGCTGTACCCGCCGGGATCCACGTTCAAAACCATCGTGGCGGCGGCAGCGCTGGAAACCGGCGATTATCAGGCGGATACGCAGATTCCCGCGGGCGCGACCTACACGCTGCCGGGCACCTCCACCGAGCTGCCGAACTCCAGCACCGCAGGCGCGGGCACGAACGGCACGATCTCGCTGGAGGACGCCCTCGCCTATTCGTCCAACACGGCCTTCGCCCAACTGGGCGTGGCTTTGGGCGCGGATACGGTCAACGAGATGGCAGAAAAGCTCGGTTTCAACAGCTCGATCGTGGTCGACGGCACCGATTCGACCGGCTCGCCGATGACGGCCACCGCCTCCCAGTTCCCGCAGAACCTGACCGACGACCGTCTCGCCCTGGCCTCCATCGGGCAGGGCGACACCACCGCCACGCCGTTGCAGATGGCGATGGTGGCCTCGGCCATCGCCAACGACGGCACGCTGATGCGCCCCACTTTGGTGGACCGCGTGCGATCCAGCGATCTGACCGTGCTGTCGGAGACCAGCGCGCAGGTGATGAGCGAGGCGTTCAGCGCCAGCACCGCCGACACCCTCACGCAGATGATGGAATCGGTGGTCACCAAGGCGAACCAGAATCTCAGCATCGACGGCGTGGCCGTGGCGGCCAAAACCGGCACCGCCCAGACCGGCGAAGGCAACGATTCCATCGACGGTTGGGTGATCGGATTCGCCCCCGCCGACGATCCGCAAATCGCCATCGCCGTGGTCGTGCATAATGTGGATGTGACTGGTTCGCTCGCGGCCGGACCAATTATGCGTGCACTGATGCAGGAGGCGCTACAGCAATGA
- a CDS encoding serine/threonine-protein kinase, translating to MKLIEGQLIHRRYRLDARLAQGGMGEVWKGYDIQLGREVAIKALRSDVTNAEAKLHRLRAEAHNSANLAHPNIAALFEYYEHDGIGFLVMEYVPSKSLADRFHALEGPMEPTELLPILIQTARGLFIAHSHGVIHRDIKPANIMVSDTGEVKITDFGVSYSTNQAQITQDGMVVGTAQYISPEQAQGLQASPQSDIYSLGVVAYEGLTGHRPFTGATPVDIAAAHVNDPVPPLPDSTDLQLAQFVMSMLSKDPLDRPKDALVVSRTLARIERRLLDQQTEMNDNTTMVTPGARVPRRVTSAPRPAATLLSTNQMIWREQQ from the coding sequence ATGAAACTCATCGAAGGACAGCTGATCCACCGCCGCTACCGCCTCGACGCGCGCCTCGCGCAAGGCGGCATGGGCGAAGTGTGGAAGGGCTACGATATTCAGCTCGGGCGCGAGGTGGCCATCAAGGCGCTGCGCTCGGATGTGACCAACGCCGAGGCCAAACTGCATCGTCTGCGTGCCGAGGCGCATAATTCCGCCAATCTGGCGCATCCCAACATCGCCGCGCTGTTCGAATACTACGAGCATGACGGCATCGGGTTCCTCGTTATGGAATACGTGCCCTCGAAGTCCCTGGCGGACCGTTTCCACGCGTTGGAAGGCCCGATGGAGCCGACCGAGCTGCTGCCGATCCTCATCCAGACCGCCCGCGGCCTGTTCATCGCGCACAGCCATGGCGTGATCCACCGCGATATCAAGCCGGCCAACATCATGGTCTCCGATACCGGCGAGGTGAAGATCACCGACTTCGGCGTGAGCTACTCCACCAACCAAGCGCAGATCACACAGGACGGCATGGTGGTGGGCACCGCGCAGTACATCTCCCCCGAACAGGCGCAGGGCCTGCAGGCCTCGCCGCAATCCGACATCTATTCGCTGGGGGTTGTGGCCTACGAGGGGCTCACGGGCCATCGTCCGTTCACCGGCGCCACCCCGGTCGATATCGCCGCCGCGCATGTGAACGATCCCGTGCCGCCGCTGCCGGATTCGACGGATCTGCAGCTGGCTCAATTCGTGATGTCGATGCTGTCCAAAGACCCGCTCGACCGGCCAAAGGACGCGTTGGTCGTCTCGCGCACGCTCGCACGCATCGAACGTCGCCTGCTCGACCAGCAGACCGAAATGAACGACAACACCACCATGGTCACCCCCGGCGCGCGGGTTCCGCGCAGGGTGACCAGCGCGCCGCGACCGGCGGCGACTCTTCTGAGCACGAACCAGATGATTTGGAGGGAACAGCAATGA